The following DNA comes from Macaca thibetana thibetana isolate TM-01 chromosome 14, ASM2454274v1, whole genome shotgun sequence.
TGAAGAAGGACGGAGGCAGATTGCGGGCCCGCAGTGGGACCTTCCTGGCCCCTGGGACCGCCGTGGCCCCCGCGGGGCCGGCCGCGTCCCCTCCGGCGCCCCCAGTGCCCGCACCTCCTAGCCCGGCCACCGGTGCAGCCACCGCACCCCCTGCCGGCTCGGCACCCCCGGGGACATGGCGTAGCGAGTCGAAGAGCGCGGCCAGACTTCGACTTTGCAAGCTGGCGGCCGCCGCGGCCTGAGACGCCTCCCGCCGGGGGACAGCCTTGCCGTGGGCCGGGGCCGCGACTGTCGGGGCGCTAGGGGCGGCCAGTGGCCGTTTGGCGGGCGTGTCAGCGGCGCTCGGGGAGGGCGGGCCGGGGGTCACGGCGCCCATGAGGCCGCTGCAGCGCTTGATCTGCTTCTGCAGGTACTTGCGGTGGTTCACCTTCCGCTTCGACTTGCCCGGCTTGTCCAGCGCCAGCTTGATGTTGCTGGACGCCGAGTCAATGAAGCTGAGTAGATCGCGGGTGGCCTCGCGCACGTCCCCTCCTTCGGCTCCCGACAGCAGCGCGCCCGCCGGAGCCCCGGTCTCATCGTCCTCGAAACAGCAGCCCTTGTCCAGGGCTCCGAAGGCGCCCCCTAGCCCGTCCGGGGAGCCCCCGAAGCCGAAGGGCACGAAAGGGTGCGTGCTGAGGAGCGCCGCCTGCACCGCCATCGCCGCGGCTCCCCGGCTGTCCGCAGCGCTACCCGTGCGCCCCCGCCGGCTCCTGCCCGCCGCCCAGGCCCGGCTCCCGCCCCGGCGCGGCGCGCGCGGCGCAGCCTACCAGCTCCGTGCCTGGCTCGCTGCGCGGCCTCCCAGGGGAGCTCATTAGGTCTTGTAAGCAAGGGGCGGAGGGAGGGAGCGCGCGGCGACCGCCCCGGTGGTGCAGGGGAGGGGCTTACTTAGCCTGGCTTGGAGGGGCGGGGGGTCGCTTTAGTTTTCTGAGCTTTCTCAAGCTCAACGCCTTAACCCCTTCGTTTCCCTTTGCTCCGCGGCGTTTCTTTTGACTCCTCCAACCGCAAGGGGTTAGGAAGAGATGGCTGGTCCCCAAACTCCAGCTCATGCCCGTGAGGCCGCTGCAGGGCTTGATATGCTTCTGCAGGTACTTGCGGTGGTGCCTTTCCTGAGGCAAGAAGGCAGGAGTCTAGAGACGTGGGGTTTCAGTCCAGCTGTGTAACAACACCTACCAGCTTCTGGGCGCTTGATTCTGCCAGGCGCTGTCcatctattatctcatttaatccttgaacAACAGCCCTGTGAATTACATGTTATCACCGTTCAACAAATGTGGACACTGCGTCTCAGGGAGGTTCAGTGAGTTGGCCAAGGTCAGATCTAGCCCAGTCTGACACCAAAGCCATTCCTAAGCCCCTGACAATGCTTGCGTCCTCTCTTGCCCTTGCctttctcatctataagatggGGGAGGAAAATGAGTATTTCTTAAAGCTCTAGACCTGATCCTAAGGTTCTAACCTGAGTTTTCCCAGGATTCTCAAGCCCAGTGCTCTTTCTTCTTGACTGTTTGCCACTTGATTGTTATGAGTAACAATTGGCTAACAGTAAATTGAGGCCAGCAGTGGCCCATCTTTTATTAATACATAGCGGGAGGCAATGGAGAAAGGAGTCAATCTGGCTAAGTCCCCTGTTGCTTGAGAACACCGTGTGTGTATAAAACTCTTAGCATGTTAGAACAAAAGACGGATTGGAACCTCTCCCCTACCTGTCATACCATTTAGGTTATCCTGGAATTTTCGTTGCATTTGGAGAATCATCTTGAAGTTCACTTAAAACTAATTTCACCTGGGCAATCCTTTTGGGATAGATAGAGAAAATGAGCAATAAGGTCATTTTCATAAGAAATTCAGAAAAGGGTTGGATTCTGGTCTTAGCCACCACTCAATAACCTCTTGACTTAGGTTGAAATCCTTGCTCTGCTGAGTTCATGGCTTTAGACAAACCAGCGTACTCTCTGTTTAGCTTACTCATGTTAAAAGCAGGTAAAGTTGCCCTCCCCACAGGGCAACTGTGATGTTTAAATGATACATTATTCCATAGCCTGGATGAGTATTCACCCTTACTTCTCTGAAACACAAAAAGGTGACTATATTCCCTTATGTGTCTTCTGGATCATAGGGTGTACATGAGCATTAAGTGAGATCACAGATGCTTCTCGATTTATGATGGAGCaacatcctgataaacccatcataagttgaaaatattgtaggTTGAAATGCATGTAATACACTGATCAATCCTTTGTAAAGTTGGAAAATCATAAAGTTGACCCATCATCAGTTGGGGACTGTGTCTATGAAAACACTGTGTGCATGATAGTGTTCTCTAAATAAGTTACTCTAGTTTAGATgcagagcttgtgtaggggagaAATAGACCATCTCTTTCAAAACTCTTTTCATTAAGCCTCCTTTTGTAGATGCAGTGAAACCATTTTTGAACACCATGAGGGCACAGCCTTACCAAAGAAAAAAGGCCAGATGGGccatcagagacatgcaaatcaaaaccacagtgagataccatctcacaccagttagaatggcgatcattaaaaaatcaggaaacaacaggtgctggagaggatgtggagaaataggaacacttttacactgttggtgggactgtaaactagttcacccgtcgtggaagacagtgtggcgattcttcaaggatctagaactagaaataccatttgacccagccatcccattactgggtatatacccaaaggattataaatcatgctgctataaagatacatgcacacatatgtttattgtgacactattcacaatagcaaagacttggaaccaaactaaatgtccatcaatgatagactggattaagaaaatgtggcacatatgcatcatggaatactatgcagccataaaaaaggatgagttcatgtcctttatagggacatggatgaagctggaaaccatcattctaagcaaactattgcaaggacagaaaaccaaacaccgcatgttctcactcataggtggaattgaacaatgagaacacttggacacagggtggggaacatcacacaccggggcctgtcgtgggatgaggagggggagggatagctttaggagatatacctaatgtaaatgaccagttaatgggtgcagcacaccatgggtgtaacaaacctgcatgttgtgcatgtgtaccctagaacttaaagtataatttaaaaaaaaaagaaaaaaggccagatgaacatttttcatttagaaGATGAAGTAGCCACTTCCCAAACCCACATAGCTGagccaaactttttattttaaattcgaGTTGGCTCAATTATCATGGACTTTTCATTTGAGTTACACACAACATTTTGTCCTCCATGACTGAACTGTCTGTTTTACTCTTGGTGGCATTCACATTCAGAAAATTGTGCAGACCTGTCACTGATTTGTGCTTCTTACCCTCCAGATGTGGATGTCAGCACTGCCCTTCCCCTTTCCAACAGGGCCATTCCATAGGCTTCCAGGTCTGGCAGCCAATAGCACTaactggtttgttgttgttgttgttgttgttgttgttgtttcaccTTATGTCAACTGAGCAACTGTCTTACAAGTCCTTGGACACCAATTGCACAGTTTAATTGATATCTTAGTCTGAAAAAAACTCTTAATCACCAGA
Coding sequences within:
- the FAM181B gene encoding protein FAM181B; protein product: MAVQAALLSTHPFVPFGFGGSPDGLGGAFGALDKGCCFEDDETGAPAGALLSGAEGGDVREATRDLLSFIDSASSNIKLALDKPGKSKRKVNHRKYLQKQIKRCSGLMGAVTPGPPSPSAADTPAKRPLAAPSAPTVAAPAHGKAVPRREASQAAAAASLQSRSLAALFDSLRHVPGGAEPAGGAVAAPVAGLGGAGTGGAGGDAAGPAGATAVPGARKVPLRARNLPPSFFTEPSRAGGGGCGPSGPDVSLGDLEKGAEAVEFFELLGPDYGAGTEAAVLLAAEPLDVFPAGASVLRGPPELESGLFDPAPAVVGNLLYPEPWSVPGCPPTKKPPLTAPRGGLTLNEPLRPLYPAAADSPGGEDGPGHLASFSPFFPDCALPPPPPPHQVSYDYSAGYSRNAYSSLWRPDAVWEGAPGEEGTQRD